In the genome of Dyadobacter fermentans DSM 18053, the window GAAGTCGTCTTGCTGCTCAATGGAATTGGGTCCTGCGCGGTGCCCGATCTTGTCTGTCGACGAGAAACTGATCGCCAGAAAATCGGTATCCTTGCCTTTGCCCAGCTGCTCGCCCTTGATCGCCTCGATCGCCATTTCTTTGGTGATCGTATTGCCCCAGGGCGTGTCGGTCACAATGCCGAAAGCATCACCCGACATTCCCATCAATTCGTACGGAAACACGGGTCTTTTGGCTCCCGGCAATTTACCCTCCCAGGCTACGTCGTCGGGCGAGCTCTGGGTGTAAGCCTCTGCCGGCAGCAACAATTCCCAGCCTTTTTTCAAATATTCCGCGGGCATTTTCTTCGCGTTGTAATCCTTGGCCCATTGCGGCAGGTCGTCCATGTAATAGGTGCTTGTCACCCAGTTTCCGGTTTTCGAATCAAACCAGTAGGCCGCATTCGCAGCGTGACCAGCAGGCAGGATGGAGCCGCGGTCTTTAATGGCTACGCCGATCGTTTTCGAACGGAAGTTAGTTGCAATGCGCAATTGATCGGTGATGGTGCTTACCAGCAGGTTTCTGGGCGACATTTTGCCTACCGTCACATTGTTGCTGCCCACAGTTTTCACGGTGCTGTCTTCCACGCAATACACATCCTGTTTCGCAATGGGGTCATACCATTCGTTACCCACAATCCCGTTGATCGCCGGAATAGAGCCCGTGTACGCTGACGCGTGCCCCGCGGCAGTGACGGTCAATGCATAGCTGTAATGATTATTGCGGCAGTTGAAACCTTCGTTCATCATCCGCTTGAAACCTCCCTCGGTGTACTGATCGTAGTAGCGATACAGGTAATCGTACCGCATCTGGTCTACAACAATTCCGACAACGAGTTTGGGGCGGGCCAGGGCTGATGCCTTTGCGGGGGTAGCTTTCTTGGGAGTTTGCGCAAAAACGGACGTGGTCGCCATGGCCGCTAATACCCAGCAAGATAATTTTCTCACAATTAAGGGATTTAGGTAAAACAAAAAATTGCGGAGCCCGAGAGCCCCGCAGCCAATATTTCTTTTCAGATTATTTTTTCAATGCTTCTTCCACCGGATTACCAACGTTCCCGCTAGGCGGCAGAATGTGCAATAGCGCCGAAATCGTAGGCGCAATGTCGGCGATCGTCGTCCGGCGAAGCGTTTCGCCCTTATTAATGCCCCATCCGTACAGCAGGAACGGCACGTGGGTGTCGTAGTTGTACGGCGTGCCGTGGTCGGTGCCGGTGCTCATGGACGATGCAAACCAGCCCGGTTGCAGCAAAACCTGCAAATCGCCGCTTCGTTTCGCGTTGATGTTGTTTTTAAACAGTTCCAATTGATAGGTATTCAGCGGCGCCTTGCCCATATCACGCAGGTTGATCACATCCGCAACGCCGTCCACAGCCAGCAGGGCGTCGCGCAGCGTCTGGTACACATCCGCCACGGTGATTTTCTTTTCTTTCAGCGTTGTCTTGTTGAGATAAAGCTGGTAGTTCTCGAATGCGGTCACATACTCGGCTTCTCCGTAAGTATCGTTCAAAGCCTTGACGATCGTGCGCGTGAGTGTGGTGGCGCCCATTAAGCCCGCGGGCAACTTATGCTCCTGCCAGAACGCAGGCACGTCCATCGCTCCATGGTCGGCCGTGAGGAACACAGTATAATTTCCATTTCCGACCCAGCTATCGAGGAATTTGAAGAACTCGGCAAATTCCATGTCCAGCCTCAGGTAATCGTCTTCCTGCTCCACGGAATTAGGCCCGAACATGTGCCCGATGCGGTCCGGCGACGAGAAACTAACAGCCAGAAAATCCGTTTCCGCTCCCTTGCCCAGGTTTTCGCCTTTAATAGCCGCAATGGCCATTTCTTTGGTGATGGTGTTGCCCCACGGCGAAGTGGTGAGCGGGCCGTAAGCGTCGCCTGCATTGCCCGTGAGGTCGTGCGGGAATACGGGTTTCGCCGCAGTTGATAGCTTACCTTCCCAGGCCACGTCATCGGGCGAGCTTTGGGTATATTGGTCCATCGGCAACAGCGCATTCCAGCCTTTGGTCATGTATTCCGCCGGTTTTTTGCTGCTGTTATAGTCGGTCACCCATTGCGGCAATGAATTCATATAATAGGTGCTCGTCACAAAGTTTCCGGTTTTGGAATCGAACCAGTAAGCGCCAGATGCCGCGTGGCCCGCCGGCAGGATCGAGGCGCGGTCTTTGATCGCGACGCCGATCGTTTTCGAACGGAAGTTCGTCGCAATGCGGAGCTGATCGGTCACGGTGGTTACGAGCAGGTTTTTCGGCGACATTTTGCCCACTGTTACGTTGCTGCTCCCGACTGTCGCCACGGTGTTATCGTCCGTGCAATACACGTTTTTAGCCTGCGCCATGTCGTACCAGTCATTACCCACAATGCCGTTAATCGCCGGCATCGAGCCTGTGTAAACCGCCGAATGGCCTGCGGCTGTCACCGTTAATGCATAGTGATAATGGTTATTCCGGCAGTTGAAGCCGTCATTGATAAGCCTTTTCAAGCCGCCTTCCTTGTATTTGTCGTAATACCGGTACAGGTAATCGTATCGCATCTGATCTACGACCATCCCGACTACCAGTTTAGGCCTGGCCAGCCGGTTAGCGGCAGGGGTAGTTTTGGATTTGGTTTGACCCAAAACCGAATGACTGAGGACAAGCCCTGCGAACAAAATCCTGAGGAGTGGATGGTAGATCAATTTCATTTTGAAGCCAGTGGCAGCGGTAAAGTTCCGTGTAAAATACTCGGCAAAGATAAAGATGTACTACCGTTAAAAGCAGGAAACCGGCGTGGTTTTCACGTCCGGTTTCCTGAATCTTAATCTAATTTTAATCTTACTTTTTCTCGCTTCCGCCGAGCTGTGCAGGAGCGCCGGCGGTTTGGGCACCTTTTTTGGCCTTTTCAAAATCACCCGCCTTAATGATCACCAGCTTGTTATAATCAATGTGCTTGTTGAATGCGGCCTTGATCTGCTCGGGCGTAAGTGCCTCGATTTTCTTCTCAAAGTCGGCATCCCATTGCATTGTGCGGTTCAGGTAGAGGTTGCTGGTGAGCGTGTTCGTGAGTGCCGCATCCTGCGACCTCGCCACCTGCCGCGATTGCAGGTAGCCCGATTTGGCCGCCTTCAATTCGTCCGCCGTGAACCCTTCCTTCATCACCTTGTCAATTTCCTCCTTGAACGCCGCTTCCAGCTTTTCCGCATTTTGAGGTGCATAAATGGCATAGGACATGAATGTTCCGTTTTTATCCAGCGGACTTGCCGAGAACTGCGAACCCACGCCATAGCTCAGCCCCTCTTTCTGACGAATGCGGGTAGCGAGGCGGGAGTTCAGAAAGCCTCCGCCGAGCATGTAATTGCCCATAATCAGCGCCGGGTAGTCGGGATCGGTGTCCTGCAACGGCATGTTGAGCCCTGCTACAAACATCGCATTGGCCTTATCGGGCGTTTCGATGGCTTTGTTTTCCGATTTCACGACCTGGTATGGCGAGGCGATGCGGGTAAATGGCTTCGCACTTTTCCAGCTTCCGAACTCGTCGTTCAGGATTTTTTGGATGGCATCTTTGTCAAAATCGCCCACCACCGTGGCCGACGCGTTGTTTGCACCATAAAATTCCTTGTGGAACTGGCGGATCTGATCGATCGTCGCGGCTTTGATATTCTCCACATCCTCATCGAATGTGCCTACATAGCGCACGTCGCTCTTCGGATAGGGCGATACCAGGCGGCGGTATTGGTTGAATGCGATCGCCTGCGGTTCGCTGCGCTGTGATTCGATGCCGGCCAGCTCTTCCTGTTTCAGTTTTTCAAACTCATTTTCGTCAAATGCGGGCGTTTTCAAAACTTCCGCTACCAGCTTCATCACAGCCGGCAGGTTTTCCCTGGTTGTTTCAATGCTTGCACCGGCCTGGTTGGCTGCACCGAAGAAGCTCACACGGGCTTTGAGGCGGTCGAACTCGTCTTTTACCTGCTGGCGTGTTTTGGTTTTAGTGCCTTTGTCGAGCATCGAGCCGGTGAGATCCGAAACGGTCGCTTTGTTTTGCAGGCTCTTCTCATCGCCATATCGCAATGTAATGCGTGCCGCTACTACATTACCGCGCGTCTTTTTGGGCAGCAATGCGGTTTCGATAGTATTCGCTTTCTCGACGCGCGTGGTGCGGCTTTCTACATTGGCCGGCGACGGATCGAACGCCTCTCCTTCTGCCACCACGGCTTCGCCTTTATAATTTTTCACCAGATCGGCCACGTTCGGCGCTTCAGGGATCTCGGCCCTCACCGGGTTTGATTCCGGCACAAATGTGCCGAGCGTGCGGTTGGACGGTTTCAGGTAATGCTGCGCTACGCGGGACACATCTTCGGGCGTCACTTTCCGGACATTGTCGCGGAAGAGGAATGCAAGCCGCCAGTCGCCCGTCGCGATCGCTTCGCTGATGCTGAGCCCTACCCTTTCGGAGTTACGGAATTCCAGGTCCCAGTTTTTGAGAATCGTCGTTTTGGCGCGTTCCACATCTTCTTTGGAAAATTTCAGGACGGCCGCCGAGTCGAGCGTTGCGGTGAATGCCTTGCGGGCCTCTTCAAGTGATTTTTCCTTCAAAATCTCCGCACCGAACAGTACAAATCCCGGATCGTACAGCTGGAAACTGTAACCGAACTGCGACGACGCTTTCTTGGTATCAATCAGGTTCTTGTACAATTTGCCGTTGGGCTCGGTGGTAAGCACTTCGGTGAGCACTTCCATCGGCGGGTAATCGGCATGGGAGCCGGGCATGATATGGTACATGGCCATGAGCATCTGCACGTCACCCGTCCTTTTCAGCTCCACCAAACGCTCACCGTCCTGGGTAGGCTCGGTGGTGTAGCTTTTCGGAAGCACGCGGGTTGGCTTGGGGATTTTGCCGAAATAATCGTTCACCAGGGCCAGCGTTTTCGCTTCGTCGATCTTGCCGGCGACAGTCAGCACGGCATTGTCGGGCTGGTAATATTTACGGTAAAATGCTTGCAGGTTTTCGATCGGCACTCGCTCGATGTCCGAACGGTTGCCAATGGTGGATTTGCCATAATTATGCCACAAATATCCTCCCGAAATCACCCGCTGCATGAGCACGCGGAACGGATCGTTTTCGCCGGATTCGAACTCGTTGCGCACCACACTGAACTCGCTATCGAGGTCTTTTTTTGCAATGAACGAATTCACCATCCGGTCCGATTCGAGGTCGAGCGCCCATTTCAGGTTTTCTTCGGTGGCCGAAAACGTTTCGAAATAATTGGTGCGGTCGTACCAGGTGGTTCCGTTCGGGCGGGCGCCGTGCTCGGTGAGTTCCTGCGGGATGTTGGTATGCCTTGGAGAACCCTTAAAAACAAGGTGTTCGAGCAAGTGGGCCATGCCCGTTTCACCGTAACCTTCATGTCGCGAGCCTACCAGGTAAGTGACGTTCACGGTGATGGTCGGCTTGGATGGGTCGGGGAACATCAGCACTTTCAGGCCGTTTTCGAGACTGTATTCCGTGATCCCTTCCACGGAACTCACTTTGGTAACGCCTTTGGGCAGCTGCTGCGCTTCGGAGGGCATTACGAGTACGGCTGCGATCATCATTCCGACCAGCGAGCCCCGCCGCAACAAATTTGTTCTTTTAGATTTCATGACCATATTAAAATCAATTAGTTTAGATTTATAATCCTTGAAAATAATGCAGAATATCGCATTTACCAATGGATTGGTTACAAATGGCAAAATAATATACGTTGCAACATAATGTCGTATGCGGCGTGTATAGGTTGCATGGAAAACCCGCCCGAGAAGTGCTCCCCGGAATGCTTCGGCTTTGGCTATCGTTCACAATCAGTCCCTCATTTCCAAGATAATGACCCAGTGTAAAAGTGCCCCCTATTGGTTTTCCTTTCTCGCGGCAATCCTGCTTTCGGCCTGCGCCGGCAGCGGGATACCGATTTCTTCCAACACCAAATATCCCATTCAGGTCCTGTACGATAACGAGCCGCTCGAACGCCCCTATTCCGAGATCGGGATTGTGGAAATCGGCAGCGAGGATTCGCTCACGGCTGATCAGACGCAGGACAAAAGGATGATGTTCCGTGGGAATGATGCCAAAACGAAAGAATTGCTCACGGCGCGGCTGGTGATGAAGGCGCAGAAAATCGGTGCGGATGCGATTATTAATGTTAAGTATAAATACTACACGAGCGTGAACAAGGAAGGCTATATGCTGAGCGGGCTCGCCGTGCGGTACCGGGGCGAATGACACTTCTAACAAAATAACGACCAAACCATGCTGTTTACTGCCAAACTATCCGACATGCCCGTCGAGGCGGAATCGCGGGTGATCATCCGCTTCCAGGATTGCGACCCGCTCATGCATTTGAACAACTCCAAGTATTTCGATTACTTCTTCAATGCACGGGAAGACCAGGTGTCCAAGCTGTATGGTTTCAGTTTTGAAGCGATGTTTCGCGAATTACGGACCAGCTGGGTGGTGTACCAGCATCAGATCGCCTACGTGCGCCCGGCGCGGATCAGCGAATGGGTGCGCATTACGTCGCGCGTGATATACTACAACGACGACACCATGGTGACGGAGTATTTCATGACCAACGACCTCCGCACCGAGCTCAAAACCGTACTCTGGACCATCTCCAAGCACATCAGCATCACCACCGGCCAGCGCGTGCCGCACCCGCAGGAAGTGATGGATTACCTCGCCGCGACGTGCGTGCCCGGCATCGATTTTCCCGCCTTGCATTTCAACGACCGCATTCATGCGATCAAGCAGGAGCTGGCGGCGGACGCTAGCGCGTAGATTCTTTTTCCGAAATGAATTTTCTTACGGTATCCTGCTTCGTCGAGTCCGGCGGCAGGAAAGGAATTCGCACGCCCGGTTTCGGCGCACGCGTGAAGCGGTTGAAGCTGTGTGTGAACTGCATGCTCACACCGCCCGTCGTGAATGTGCCGGTATTGAACATAAGGTTGTTCTGAATGTTCCTGTTATAGGCCTTTACGCGCACCGAGCCTTTGGCATTCAGCCAGTATTCCAGCGTCCATTCGCCCAGCAGGCTGGCCGCATCGTACTGCGAGGCACCCGTTTGCGACTGCGTGCCGGATGTAAAGCGGCCGTCACGCGTGACCCGGAAACGATCGTTCAGGAAGCGGTACGAAAAGCGGAGTTGCAGGTTATTCCACGCATTCTGGTCCAGCGACAGGCCCGAAACCCCCACTTCGAGGTTCTCGTTAATGCCCGACGCCCAACGGCTGATCTGGTTCGATACGAGCTCGCTGATGCTGCTTCCGAGGAAGTTCTGGCTGCCCACTGTGGCCAGGCTGCTTTCCGGCAACAACTGGTTCACGACCAGCAAGCTGCTCACTTGCCGGCTCAGCTCCTGCTCGTCGGACTTCAATTTGTTCTGAAATGCTTCCAGCTGCCCGCGGTAGGTGCTTAGTGATGGGTTATCGAGGATTTTCAGGTCGTAGCGGATGGTAGGCGCCATGAGCCGTTCGGACAGTCCGATGGTCACTTCCACCGGATACCGGCGCGACAGGGCGTCGCCACTGTTGGTCCCGGCATTGGTCGTATTCGGCAGCACGCCCGCCAGCGATACCATTTGCGTGTAGCCCGCTTTCACATCCAGCTGCGCGCCGTACGGGTCGCCCGCCCACACGATCCTGCTGCCGGGTTTGATGCTGAACTTCTTGTTGATCACATTCTGCAAGGTGAAATTATACTCACCCTTTTCAATCTCGTACGTGCCGGCCATTGTGAAATCGCCCTGGGTATCGATGTTCAGGTTGAGACGGCCGCTGCCGTTGCCGCGCAGCACATCGCCCGTTTGCCGGTCGAAAATGATTTCGCAGGTGGCGTCGGGAGTAAGGTTGAAATTAAACTCCATTTTAATCCCGCCGGCGATCTGGCTGCGCGCAATGGAGTCGGATGGGGTGCCGGTGGTACTGTCGGCGACGGCCATTTTACTCACAAACTGGATATAATCCTGCGTGGCCACCTCGGTAGCACCGTCCAGCGGAATGTAAATGCGCGTGCCCTTGTTGCTGGTCACATTCGCTTCGATATTGAGGTTATCAATCGGCCCGAAAACGGCCACAGGGCCTGTCACATAGGCCGTTCCGTAGAAGATATCGTTGTCCCGCGCATTGGTATTCAATATTTTAAAATTGCGGAGATCGGCATTGAAACCCAGTGAAAAGTATTTGAACCCATCATGAAAAACCCCGCCGCGGAGCGTTGCCGTGTTACCGTCGTTGTCGGTAACGAGGATGTTGTTCACGGTAATTTCGCTTTCGGTAAAATTGATTTTATCACTAAAAGTGAAAACCGATTGCAGGTAATCGAACTTCATCCGCCCCTTATCGACAGTGAGCGAGCCTTCCAGCACCGGCGCATCCACCACGCCTTTGATCGACACCACCCCCTGGGCCGTTCCGCTCACATCCGACACGAGGCCTTCTGCAAATGGTTCGAGGGCCTTGAAATCGGCCTGGTTGAAGATCGCTCTCAGGTTCAGCTTGTTCGATTCCAGCTTGGGGCGGTAGGAGCCCGTGAGGTTAAAAACGCGGCGCGCATTCTTGTTGAGCTGAGCGTCGATCTGCAATTCACTGATGGTCTGGTCCCAATCACCGGTCCCCGACAGGTTACCAAACTCGTATTGCCCGTAACCGAGGCCTTCAATGGCAAACCCGGCGTCCAGCACGACGCTGTTATAAATGTCCTTCATCTTCGCCGAGCCATCCATAATGCCCGACAGCCGGGTGTTGAACACCGGGTTCAAACTCGCGAGTTTGAAATTTTTAATATCCAGCAACAGGCTCTTTTCCGGGTCCGCAGACGCCGTTCCGCTAACAAAAATGCGCTGTTTCCCGCTCACCAGGCCAAGGTTCGACATCGTCACATCCTTTCCCACAATGGAGATCAGGCTTTCCGACGGTACATTCCATTCCTCGTCAAGCAAATACAATTTGGAGTTCTTAAACCCAATATCAAGCCCCGCCGCCAGGAATCGGATTTCTCCTGCCAGGCTCGCCCGGTTGTTGCTTTTCACCTGGCGTATCGCACCATTGAAATCGATATGGTCAACGTCCCAGGTGCCTTCCAGCTCCATCTTTTCGGTAGGCACGAGCTTGCTGATCTGCTGGTTTTCGGACGTCACGAGAATGGACGCGAGGACCTCGGCGCTGTTCACGAACTTGGAGGTTGTAACGTCCACTTCCGCCTTCACAAACTGGTTTTTGCCGTAACTCACGGTGTCGGCAACCGCATTCAGCGTAAGTACTGCGGTATTATCCATTTTAAAAATACCCTCCGCCCGGGCATCGCGGGCAATGTGGATGTCGGGACTGAGGAAGGCCAGGAAGCGCGATAAATTATGGGTTTCAACCGAATAGTCGATTTCGTAGCGGCGCGACAGGAGCTTTAAAGGCTTTTTGGCATAATAATCATCCCTGCTGGCCTCATTTTCGAAGAAATACAATTTATATTCTTCCAAAACCTGGCTCACATCTTTCCACGCCTGCGTGGGCAGGAAGTTACCTTCCACTTTCGCCGTCAGGAACTCGCTTTCGAGCTGCAAACGGCGCTTGCCGAGCTGATTCCGCGAAGAGAACACGAGTGTATCCACCACGAGGTTGCGGTCTTTGTTCGTCATAACCAGATAGGTATCGAGCAACCGGGCATCGCCCACGAGCTCGTCCACCGTATTGCCCGACACATTGACATTCAGCTGCGTCCGCAATGTGATCGGGTCCTCGCTGAAACCGAGCTCTTTCAGGTTCGCCCGCTCGATAATGCCGCGGACGTCGAACATATTTTGTTCCTTCGAAAGGTCGAATTCGCCGTCGAGGCTCACCACGAGGTTGCTGTCACGCGAGCTTACCAGGCCATTGAAATACTGGTTTTGCAAATTCCCCTTCAACCGGATGTTTTTATAATCGTAATTCCGGAATCCGACGCGGTGCACCATCGCATTCATATCCGTGGAAGCCGTCGGCAATTCCAGTCCCCGCCCGTAAACCGTGCCTTCGAAGTCGAGCTCCTGCCAGTTATCCTCATCTTCCAGCAGCGTCCCCAGGCCGAAAGAAGCTGTTTTAACCTCCCCGGAATAGGTGGTGGAGCGCGCATCGGCGATATGAAAAACAAGGTCGCCGGACAGCTCGCCCAGTTCCGAAGACGACGACGCATTCACGGCAAAATCTTCCAGCGTCCCTTTGAACGTCCCGTCCAGAACCGTGTAGCCGAACTTTTGCAGGTCGGGATGCATGTCCCATTCGGGGTAATACTGAACGAGATCCACCGGGTCGATCTGGGATGCGGCCAGCCGGATGTCCATCAGCACGCCCTCGATTTTGGGAAGGCCTTTGAAACCAATGTCGCCGCTCAACCGGCTGTTTTTTCCGAAATGCAGGTCCGTATCGGACAGCATGAAGTCGTCGACCTTACCATTGAAATTACCCGAAATCAGCCAGCTTTCATTCAGCCCGTCGATATAACTCGAAAACAGGCCCAGGTCCCTCGAATCCACCCTGCTTCCCACGAGGCGGCCCTTCATCCGGATCTTGTGGTTGAAATCGCCCAGCTCGCCCGAGCGGTTGTAGTAGAATATGACTTCGTTTTTCAAATGGGAATTACCAATGCGTGCGTCGAGCTCTTTCAGCTCCATTTTCTTTTGGCAAAAGAGGAACTTCGTGTCGAGGTCGTGCATTTCGAGGCCTGTCTGCCGATCGACTGTTTTAAGGTTTTTGGCACGAAATGCAATGGTATCCCCCTGAACGAGGAAATCGCTCAGTTCACCATACAGGTGCCTGAGGCTGAAATGGGAATAATCGAACACCCTGGCACCGCGGTCGCGGGGCTGGCGGGGATCGTCGTAACCGAACGTGCCATCAATGACCTTCGCTTTACCGATGATGAAAGGCGTATTGTTTTCGGGAGCATTGGGCGGCCGGGGTACCGCCGGGGCCGTCAGCTCATTGATGCGGGCAATGAAGCCGTCGATATTGAGGTCGCCGGACTGGGGGACAATGACAAGGTGGACATTAGGCTGGTACACATTGACTTCGTCGAGAAATATCTCCTTAGCCGAATCGCGGATAATGTTGTTCACATTCAGATTCACGTCGATCCTTCCGACATCTATCATATCTGCGCCCGAAGTATCTTTTACGGACACATTTTCAAGCGAAACCACATCAAACCACTTAATATTGACACGCCCGATGGTGATGGGATACCCGAGTTTGCCCGAAACATTGGCTGTGAGGTGCTGTACGGCCCAGGTTTGCACAGAAGGCAGCTGCAACGCCGTAGTGGCAATTCCTAGCGCCAGCAGCACGAAGATGATAACCACGATCAGACCATTACCAAGCGCCCTCAGGAATTTTAACATAGATAGCTTCGCAGCGGGATACTGCTTATCTTGTTGTTAATGCTTAATTTTGCGAATATTTTCCACAGTATGAATATCCTCGCCATTGAATCGTCGTGCGACGAAACCTCCGCAGCTGTTATAACAAACGGGAATATCCGCTCCAATGTTGTTGCTACGCAACTCATCCACACCCATTATGGTGGCGTCGTTCCCGAGCTGGCCTCGAGAGCCCATCAGCAACACATCCTGCCTGTGGTGGACAAAGCACTGAATGACGCAAAAATAGCAAAAAAAGACCTGGATGCCATTGCTTTTACCAAAGGACCCGGTTTGCTCGGTGCATTACTGGTGGGCACATCGTTCGCCAAGTCGATGGCGCTTGGGCTGGATATTCCGCTGATCGAGATCAATCACATGCAGGCACACGTGCTGGCGCATTTCATCGACGACCCCAAACCGGCCTTCCCTTTCCTGTGCCTTACCGTGAGCGGCGGGCACACGCAGATCGTGAAAGTTACCGGCCCGCTCGAAATGGAAATCATCGGCGAAACGCGCGACGATGCCGTGGGGGAAGCTTTTGATAAAACGGCCAAGCTGCTCGACCTGCCCTATCCCGGCGGTCCGCTCATTGATAAATATGCCGCGCAGGGCAACCCGCAGGCTTATCCTTTTCCGCTACCCGAAATGCCGGGGCTCGATTTTTCGTTCAGCGGTATCAAAACGTCGTTTCTGTATTTTCTGCAAAAACAGGTACGGCAGAATCCGGCGTTTGTGCAGGAAAACCTGGCCGACATCTGCGCCAGCATTCAGTTTACACTTATTGATATTCTGCTAAAAAAACTGAAAAAAGCATCGCGCGAAACGGGCATTAAGGAGATCGCCATCGCCGGAGGGGTTTCGGCTAATTCCGGCTTGCGCAGGTCGCTGACCGAACTTGGCGCGCAGCTCGGGTGGAATGTATATATTCCTGCTTTCGAATATTGTACCGACAATGCGGCTATGATCGCCATTGCGGCGCATTTCAAATTTGCGGCGGGCGATTTCTGCGACCAGACGGTCAGTCCGCTCGCGCGAATGGAGTTTTAAACAGCTGACCATCGAATAATATGGCCATGACATTGTCAGAAATATGGGTTTATCCCGTCAAATCACTCGGCGGGGTAAGGCTTACCAAGGCATTTACGGAAGAACGGGGACTTCAGTATGATCGTCGCTGGATGATCATC includes:
- the pafA gene encoding alkaline phosphatase PafA — encoded protein: MATTSVFAQTPKKATPAKASALARPKLVVGIVVDQMRYDYLYRYYDQYTEGGFKRMMNEGFNCRNNHYSYALTVTAAGHASAYTGSIPAINGIVGNEWYDPIAKQDVYCVEDSTVKTVGSNNVTVGKMSPRNLLVSTITDQLRIATNFRSKTIGVAIKDRGSILPAGHAANAAYWFDSKTGNWVTSTYYMDDLPQWAKDYNAKKMPAEYLKKGWELLLPAEAYTQSSPDDVAWEGKLPGAKRPVFPYELMGMSGDAFGIVTDTPWGNTITKEMAIEAIKGEQLGKGKDTDFLAISFSSTDKIGHRAGPNSIEQQDDFLRLDREFADLFNFLDGWVGKGQYTVFLTADHGVVDVPGFAQEHKLPAGLVDRKLLTGAVTEALNEAFGKDKYVVATDNNQLYFDHSLLRKKNITIAAVHAVVRDAALAVPGIADVIDLHDMGKAPLNTYQLELYKNNVNAKRSGDLQVISQPGWFYGTSTGTSHGTPYNYDTQVPFVMFGWGINKGETVKRTSVSDIAPTIAALLHILPGSGNIGLPVEEALKK
- the pafA gene encoding alkaline phosphatase PafA; its protein translation is MKLIYHPLLRILFAGLVLSHSVLGQTKSKTTPAANRLARPKLVVGMVVDQMRYDYLYRYYDKYKEGGLKRLINDGFNCRNNHYHYALTVTAAGHSAVYTGSMPAINGIVGNDWYDMAQAKNVYCTDDNTVATVGSSNVTVGKMSPKNLLVTTVTDQLRIATNFRSKTIGVAIKDRASILPAGHAASGAYWFDSKTGNFVTSTYYMNSLPQWVTDYNSSKKPAEYMTKGWNALLPMDQYTQSSPDDVAWEGKLSTAAKPVFPHDLTGNAGDAYGPLTTSPWGNTITKEMAIAAIKGENLGKGAETDFLAVSFSSPDRIGHMFGPNSVEQEDDYLRLDMEFAEFFKFLDSWVGNGNYTVFLTADHGAMDVPAFWQEHKLPAGLMGATTLTRTIVKALNDTYGEAEYVTAFENYQLYLNKTTLKEKKITVADVYQTLRDALLAVDGVADVINLRDMGKAPLNTYQLELFKNNINAKRSGDLQVLLQPGWFASSMSTGTDHGTPYNYDTHVPFLLYGWGINKGETLRRTTIADIAPTISALLHILPPSGNVGNPVEEALKK
- a CDS encoding M16 family metallopeptidase, yielding MVMKSKRTNLLRRGSLVGMMIAAVLVMPSEAQQLPKGVTKVSSVEGITEYSLENGLKVLMFPDPSKPTITVNVTYLVGSRHEGYGETGMAHLLEHLVFKGSPRHTNIPQELTEHGARPNGTTWYDRTNYFETFSATEENLKWALDLESDRMVNSFIAKKDLDSEFSVVRNEFESGENDPFRVLMQRVISGGYLWHNYGKSTIGNRSDIERVPIENLQAFYRKYYQPDNAVLTVAGKIDEAKTLALVNDYFGKIPKPTRVLPKSYTTEPTQDGERLVELKRTGDVQMLMAMYHIMPGSHADYPPMEVLTEVLTTEPNGKLYKNLIDTKKASSQFGYSFQLYDPGFVLFGAEILKEKSLEEARKAFTATLDSAAVLKFSKEDVERAKTTILKNWDLEFRNSERVGLSISEAIATGDWRLAFLFRDNVRKVTPEDVSRVAQHYLKPSNRTLGTFVPESNPVRAEIPEAPNVADLVKNYKGEAVVAEGEAFDPSPANVESRTTRVEKANTIETALLPKKTRGNVVAARITLRYGDEKSLQNKATVSDLTGSMLDKGTKTKTRQQVKDEFDRLKARVSFFGAANQAGASIETTRENLPAVMKLVAEVLKTPAFDENEFEKLKQEELAGIESQRSEPQAIAFNQYRRLVSPYPKSDVRYVGTFDEDVENIKAATIDQIRQFHKEFYGANNASATVVGDFDKDAIQKILNDEFGSWKSAKPFTRIASPYQVVKSENKAIETPDKANAMFVAGLNMPLQDTDPDYPALIMGNYMLGGGFLNSRLATRIRQKEGLSYGVGSQFSASPLDKNGTFMSYAIYAPQNAEKLEAAFKEEIDKVMKEGFTADELKAAKSGYLQSRQVARSQDAALTNTLTSNLYLNRTMQWDADFEKKIEALTPEQIKAAFNKHIDYNKLVIIKAGDFEKAKKGAQTAGAPAQLGGSEKK
- a CDS encoding acyl-CoA thioesterase, giving the protein MLFTAKLSDMPVEAESRVIIRFQDCDPLMHLNNSKYFDYFFNAREDQVSKLYGFSFEAMFRELRTSWVVYQHQIAYVRPARISEWVRITSRVIYYNDDTMVTEYFMTNDLRTELKTVLWTISKHISITTGQRVPHPQEVMDYLAATCVPGIDFPALHFNDRIHAIKQELAADASA